In one Candidatus Thiopontia autotrophica genomic region, the following are encoded:
- a CDS encoding LysM peptidoglycan-binding domain-containing protein, with translation MRQIVAIIPLFVVVSLLVGCSSSRPSLSPVSNQTHLIGEIQESYTVRTGDSLYMIAMEFDLDYLDLARWNGISSPYRIHKGQKLRLHPNSSQSSKPQPVTGDYYIVRPGDTLSVIAERLNIKMANLARWNSLKSPYQIHVGQKLRLRSALSAGQITGVKPKPISKSSKRITAVSRSSAATSMGRPSSGKIIKRYSKERGVTGVEFGGREGDPIVAAGDGKVVYSGTGLVRYGKLLIIKHDNNLLTAYAHNSQLQVREGDVVKIGQQIAAMGKSGTDRVKLHFEVRKNGKPVDPMRYLAKLSGSGR, from the coding sequence ATGAGACAGATAGTAGCCATAATCCCCCTGTTTGTTGTTGTCTCCCTGCTGGTGGGCTGCAGCAGCAGTCGTCCATCACTATCTCCGGTCTCTAATCAGACCCATCTTATTGGAGAGATTCAGGAAAGTTATACAGTGCGTACAGGTGACAGCCTCTACATGATAGCTATGGAATTTGATCTGGATTATCTTGATCTGGCCAGGTGGAATGGAATTAGTTCTCCATACAGAATCCACAAGGGGCAGAAATTACGTCTGCACCCAAACAGCTCACAATCCTCAAAACCACAGCCTGTAACTGGTGATTACTATATTGTGAGACCAGGAGATACATTAAGTGTTATTGCAGAGAGGCTGAATATTAAAATGGCTAATCTGGCACGCTGGAATAGCCTGAAGTCACCTTATCAGATTCATGTGGGGCAGAAGTTAAGGTTGAGGTCGGCGCTATCTGCCGGACAGATAACAGGGGTAAAACCAAAGCCGATATCAAAATCGAGCAAGAGGATAACGGCAGTTAGTAGATCTTCTGCCGCAACCAGCATGGGCCGCCCTTCATCTGGAAAAATTATTAAACGGTACTCCAAAGAGAGGGGGGTTACAGGAGTTGAGTTTGGTGGTAGAGAGGGTGACCCAATTGTTGCCGCAGGTGATGGCAAGGTGGTCTATAGCGGCACCGGTCTGGTGCGTTATGGAAAGCTGTTAATCATCAAGCATGACAATAATCTATTGACAGCCTATGCTCATAATAGTCAGCTGCAGGTTAGGGAGGGGGATGTTGTAAAAATTGGTCAGCAGATCGCAGCAATGGGGAAGAGTGGTACCGATCGGGTGAAGTTGCATTTCGAGGTCAGAAAAAATGGAAAACCGGTTGACCCAATGAGATACCTGGCAAAACTCTCAGGGAGTGGTAGGTAG
- a CDS encoding DedA family protein, giving the protein MEWMNRMNERVAVWADRPHAEPVLAGLSFAESSFFPVPPDVLLAPMTLAHPSRGWRYATLVTVASVLGGVFGYLIGLYGMELVEPLIAQWGLQDSYDHAKALFAEWGIWIIFLAGFSPIPYKLFTISAGALAMSLPLFLVASLIGRGARFFLVAAFVIWGGEKFLKMERGWMSRLGWIAVLLAAIYYFLRH; this is encoded by the coding sequence ATGGAGTGGATGAATAGAATGAATGAGAGGGTTGCCGTCTGGGCAGATCGCCCTCATGCCGAACCTGTTTTGGCAGGTCTTAGTTTTGCGGAGTCCAGTTTCTTTCCGGTTCCACCTGATGTGTTGCTTGCACCAATGACCCTGGCGCACCCCTCTCGAGGATGGCGATATGCAACTCTGGTAACGGTTGCCTCGGTGCTCGGCGGAGTTTTCGGCTACCTGATTGGGCTCTATGGAATGGAGCTGGTTGAGCCACTTATTGCGCAGTGGGGGCTGCAGGATTCATACGATCACGCCAAGGCACTGTTTGCAGAGTGGGGCATATGGATTATCTTCCTTGCCGGGTTTTCACCAATCCCATACAAGCTGTTTACTATCAGTGCTGGAGCGCTGGCCATGTCGCTTCCACTGTTTTTGGTGGCCTCACTTATTGGTCGTGGCGCCCGTTTCTTTCTGGTGGCGGCATTTGTTATCTGGGGAGGAGAAAAGTTCCTCAAGATGGAGCGTGGCTGGATGTCTCGTCTGGGATGGATTGCCGTGCTACTTGCAGCCATCTACTACTTCTTGCGACATTGA
- a CDS encoding protein-L-isoaspartate(D-aspartate) O-methyltransferase, whose amino-acid sequence MNNYEVGFRSRRVRERLISQLEKQGITDLEVLNAIRTVPRHQFVDEALAYRAYDDVVLPIGHEQTISQPYIVALMTESLMRHGRPKRVLEIGTGSGYQTAILAQLVPHVYTVERIGALIRRAQDRFAEMGILNVEMKLDDGHVGWEEKAPFDAIIVTAAPAGIPTRLLGQLEIGGRMVVPVGPEKQEQKLLELTKTVDGYEEEVLERVKFVPMRSGAR is encoded by the coding sequence ATGAATAACTATGAGGTTGGCTTTCGTTCACGTCGGGTTAGAGAGCGTCTTATAAGTCAGCTGGAGAAGCAGGGGATCACGGATCTTGAGGTGCTGAATGCAATCCGGACGGTTCCTCGCCACCAGTTTGTGGATGAGGCGCTGGCGTACCGGGCCTACGATGATGTGGTGTTGCCAATCGGCCATGAACAGACTATATCGCAGCCCTATATCGTTGCCCTGATGACGGAGTCGCTGATGCGTCATGGGCGCCCAAAACGGGTGTTGGAGATCGGAACCGGATCTGGCTACCAGACTGCAATCCTCGCGCAACTTGTACCACATGTATACACTGTAGAACGTATTGGTGCATTGATTCGCAGGGCACAGGATAGATTTGCCGAGATGGGAATTCTGAATGTAGAGATGAAGCTGGACGATGGTCATGTGGGGTGGGAGGAGAAGGCTCCATTTGACGCAATTATTGTTACTGCAGCACCGGCAGGAATTCCCACCCGTCTTCTTGGACAGCTGGAGATTGGTGGAAGAATGGTGGTGCCAGTAGGGCCAGAGAAGCAGGAGCAGAAACTTTTGGAGCTGACAAAAACAGTAGATGGGTATGAAGAGGAGGTTCTGGAGAGGGTGAAGTTTGTGCCCATGAGGTCAGGAGCAAGATAA
- the surE gene encoding 5'/3'-nucleotidase SurE: protein MKILLSNDDGVNATGLQTLRKHLAKSNEVVVVAPDRNRSGASNSLTLEHPLHLFTHENGDYSVDGTPTDSVHLALTGLLDEDPEIVVSGINSGANMADDVLYSGTVAAAMEGRFLGLPAIAVSLVCREDQCQYFESAAIAVEKILERLKQHPLEPETILNVNVPNLPWEEIHGFKATCLGRRHRSEPVVKMKDPRGKDIYWVGAAGKAENGEDGTDFHAVESGWISVTPIHTDLTQRTMIDGMEQWLS from the coding sequence ATGAAAATCCTCCTTAGTAATGATGATGGTGTAAATGCCACCGGCCTGCAGACCTTGCGTAAACATCTCGCCAAGAGCAACGAGGTAGTAGTAGTTGCCCCTGATCGCAATCGTAGTGGCGCCAGTAATTCGTTGACCCTGGAGCATCCTCTCCACCTGTTTACCCATGAGAACGGAGATTACTCCGTAGATGGCACCCCGACTGATTCGGTTCATCTGGCACTTACAGGATTGCTGGATGAGGATCCGGAAATTGTGGTATCCGGAATAAATTCCGGTGCCAACATGGCAGATGATGTGCTCTATTCAGGTACGGTTGCCGCCGCCATGGAGGGGCGCTTTCTTGGGCTGCCGGCAATTGCGGTCTCTCTGGTCTGCAGGGAGGACCAGTGTCAATATTTTGAATCTGCCGCTATTGCAGTTGAGAAGATACTGGAGAGACTTAAACAGCATCCTCTGGAGCCAGAGACTATCCTTAATGTAAATGTGCCAAATCTTCCCTGGGAAGAGATTCATGGTTTCAAGGCAACATGTCTTGGCAGAAGACATCGTTCAGAGCCAGTGGTAAAAATGAAGGATCCACGTGGCAAGGATATATATTGGGTAGGCGCTGCAGGCAAAGCTGAAAATGGAGAAGATGGCACAGATTTTCATGCTGTAGAGAGTGGCTGGATCTCGGTAACCCCAATTCATACCGACCTGACACAACGCACAATGATAGATGGAATGGAGCAGTGGCTCTCATGA